In a genomic window of Mercenaria mercenaria strain notata chromosome 19, MADL_Memer_1, whole genome shotgun sequence:
- the LOC128551256 gene encoding uncharacterized protein LOC128551256, translated as MLSSASPTSISEMNQTMNATLQSGINYTSPPNTKEQEEHIAKIVIIIVALCCSILLLAIFVLCCKRIFLIRRRERYKQSYWYSPETRSKSKVSFLFESGSIIELDEKIDARSDDLDINSSTSRVLVPDASSYTDEILPNAHLSTFFRGIPTMKSDKSRLSSKETHRSLPELDIIGDSPVHRENDIPHAEPRVMKVKPLLAPDKKDKKEAPVQTLSVFETLQQHLDWNKVFNFLVYTINPATWKLFFVDLFGYGQHLLRKGMRINSIIDRVELSNKGATVALYFALFEEWLKLMGPEASPKQIENALEERGDNDALERFKEFMSPPLMRKESEQSRVEHHFQENLHLAYSNLDMLKFNPKLSGQSPLMQVMALHNVIHTQSCNDVCGSLSQSQNATRAVIKGLPASQSNQEFIENVTMALSKVPNGGTGKCPSEISNGIRGKDTGKTSISLLRLMMKTSLVNVENLIQMHCQW; from the exons ATGTTAAGTTCAGCATCTCCGACTTCGATATCTGAGATGAATCAGACAATGAACGCTACGCTCCAGTCAGGTATAAACTATACGTCACCACCCAACACTAAAGAACAGGAGGAACATATCGCTAAAATCGTCATAATAATAGTGGCGTTATGTTGCAGTATTTTGCTTCTTGCAATATTTGTTCTCTGCTGTAAACGCATATTCCTAATTAG ACGGCGAGAACGATATAAACAAAGTTATTGGTATTCACCCGAAACACGATCAAAGTCGAAAGTcagttttttatttgaatcagGCTCTATCATAGAATTGGATGAAAAAATAGATGCAAGAAGTGATGATTTAGACATTAATAGTTCAACCTCTCGTGTCTTGGTGCCAGATGCCTCCAGTTATACAGATGAAATATTGCCAAATGCCCATTTATCGACATTTTTTCGAGGTATTCCGACTATGAAAAGCGACAAGAGCAGGCTTTCAAGCAAGGAGACGCATAGATCGTTACCAGAGCTTGATATCATAGGCGATAGTCCTGTTCACCGAGAAAACGATATTCCACACGCAGAACCAAGAGTAATGAAAGTTAAACCTCTGCTTGCTCCAGACAAAAAGGACAAGAAAGAAGCTCCTGTGCAAACGTTATCAGTTTTTG AAACTTTACAACAACACTTGGATTGGAACAAAGTATTCAATTTCCTCGTCTATACTATAAATCCAGCTACATGGAAACTGTTCTTCGTTGATCTGTTTG gTTATGGACAGCATTTACTCAGAAAAGGTATGAGGATTAATTCGATCATTGATCGGGTCGAGCTGAGTAACAAAGGAGCTACGGTTGCTTTGTATTTTGCTTTGTTTGAAGAATGGCTTAAACTTATGGGTCCTGAGGCAAGTCCGAAGCAAATTGAAAACGCCCTGGAAGAAAGAGGAGACAACGATGCATTGGAGAGGTTCAAAGAGTTTATGAG TCCGCCATTGATGCGGAAGGAATCGGAGCAGTCAAGAGTAGAGCATCATTTTCAAGAAAATCTTCACTTAGCATATTCTAATTTAGATATGCTTAAATTCAACCCCAAACTATCTGGTCAATCCCCACTGATGCAAGTAATGGCGTTACATAATGTTATCCACACACAGAGTTGCAATGACGTCTGTGGGAGTCTCTCGCAAAGTCAAAATGCAACCAGAGCCGTTATCAAAGGCCTACCAGCCAGTCAAAGTAACCAAgaatttatagaaaatgtgacgaTGGCTCTTAGTAAAGTGCCTAACGGTGGTACAGGTAAATGCCCCAGCGAAATATCCAATGGCATTAGGGGTAAAGACACAGGGAAGACTTCTATTTCCCTTTTACGTCTGATGATGAAGACGTCCCTTGTAAATGTAGAAAATTTGATTCAAATGCATTGTCAGTGGTGA